The following are from one region of the Scylla paramamosain isolate STU-SP2022 chromosome 23, ASM3559412v1, whole genome shotgun sequence genome:
- the LOC135112204 gene encoding uncharacterized protein LOC135112204 isoform X9: protein MQRETGLCVCLYIRTPLTSMSTQQEEDLDTCYSSGPSLCLAGLARSGEGRDHARFYATTLKTGHGILLWVAQVVMPGLDLTGRLSFETVLLHGLQGDGGGHKTSKSWGSVIDPLDVISGASLEVLCERVEGTLNAEEVLTGLV from the exons ATGCAGCGAGAGActggcctgtgtgtctgtctgtacatcC GCACACCCTTGACCTCCATGTCcacccagcaggaggaagatctGGACACCTGTTACTCCTCTGGTCCCTCCCTTTGCCTCGCTGGGCTGGCCAGgtcaggggaggggagagaccaTGCTCGCTTCTACGCAACGACCTTGAAGACGGGTCACGGCATCCTCTTGTGGGTGGCTCAGGTGGTCATGCCGGGACTCGACTTGACGGGGAGGCTTTCCTTTGAG actgtgctgctgcatggcctccagggtgatggtggcggccacAAGACGTCCAAGTCCTGGGGCAGTGTGATAGACCCCCTGGATGTCATCAGTGGGGCGTCCCTGGAG GTACTGtgcgagagggtggaggggaccCTGAATGCGGAAGAAGTACTCACTGGTCTCGTATGA
- the LOC135112204 gene encoding uncharacterized protein LOC135112204 isoform X3 — protein sequence MQRETGLCVCLYIRTPLTSMSTQQEEDLDTCYSSGPSLCLAGLARSGEGRDHARFYATTLKTGHGILLWVAQVVMPGLDLTGRLSFETVLLHGLQGDGGGHKTSKSWGSVIDPLDVISGASLEVCDLLVLCVLYWCSLAVVSSTLTAGTVREGGGDPECGRSTHWSRMNSPTGIPECGADALWSTLCSTSFRSQCGIDICG from the exons ATGCAGCGAGAGActggcctgtgtgtctgtctgtacatcC GCACACCCTTGACCTCCATGTCcacccagcaggaggaagatctGGACACCTGTTACTCCTCTGGTCCCTCCCTTTGCCTCGCTGGGCTGGCCAGgtcaggggaggggagagaccaTGCTCGCTTCTACGCAACGACCTTGAAGACGGGTCACGGCATCCTCTTGTGGGTGGCTCAGGTGGTCATGCCGGGACTCGACTTGACGGGGAGGCTTTCCTTTGAG actgtgctgctgcatggcctccagggtgatggtggcggccacAAGACGTCCAAGTCCTGGGGCAGTGTGATAGACCCCCTGGATGTCATCAGTGGGGCGTCCCTGGAGGTGTGTGACTTGCTGGTGCTGTGTGTTCTGTACTGGTGTTCATTGGCTGTGGTGAGCAGTACCTTGACAGCAG GTACTGtgcgagagggtggaggggaccCTGAATGCGGAAGAAGTACTCACTGGTCTCGTATGAACTCTCCCACAGGCATCCCAGAGTGTGGAGCTGATGCCCTTTGGTCCACCCTGTGCTCCACCAGCTTCAGGAGTCAGTGTGGCATAGATATATGTGGATGA
- the LOC135112204 gene encoding uncharacterized protein LOC135112204 isoform X6, protein MQRETGLCVCLYIRTPLTSMSTQQEEDLDTCYSSGPSLCLAGLARSGEGRDHARFYATTLKTGHGILLWVAQVVMPGLDLTGRLSFETVLLHGLQGDGGGHKTSKSWGSVIDPLDVISGASLEVCDLLVLCVLYWCSLAVVLCERVEGTLNAEEVLTGLV, encoded by the exons ATGCAGCGAGAGActggcctgtgtgtctgtctgtacatcC GCACACCCTTGACCTCCATGTCcacccagcaggaggaagatctGGACACCTGTTACTCCTCTGGTCCCTCCCTTTGCCTCGCTGGGCTGGCCAGgtcaggggaggggagagaccaTGCTCGCTTCTACGCAACGACCTTGAAGACGGGTCACGGCATCCTCTTGTGGGTGGCTCAGGTGGTCATGCCGGGACTCGACTTGACGGGGAGGCTTTCCTTTGAG actgtgctgctgcatggcctccagggtgatggtggcggccacAAGACGTCCAAGTCCTGGGGCAGTGTGATAGACCCCCTGGATGTCATCAGTGGGGCGTCCCTGGAGGTGTGTGACTTGCTGGTGCTGTGTGTTCTGTACTGGTGTTCATTGGCTGTG GTACTGtgcgagagggtggaggggaccCTGAATGCGGAAGAAGTACTCACTGGTCTCGTATGA
- the LOC135112205 gene encoding E3 ubiquitin-protein ligase NEDD4-like translates to MNSRLHPMSRRESPILFCEYPFLFDPQAKMLLLRCDATRQGECFPDHPVIRTFWEVFHKLSLEQKKLFLKFLTGTDRVPILGLKALKLMIQSTADDSFLPVAHTCITQTVERLRVLRPSHQGDGYPGREVNSTPLEGLVPNPPANNINISP, encoded by the exons ATGAACAGCAGGCTTCACCCGATGTccaggagggag AGTCCAATCCTGTTCTGTGAGTATCCATTCTTGTTCGACCCTCAGGCCAAGATGCTGCTGCTCAGGTGTGACGCCACTCGGCAG GGCGAATGTTTCCCAGACCACCCGGTCATACGCACGTTCTGGGAAGTATTTCACAAACTCTCCCTGGAGCAGAAGAAGTTGTTTTTGAAGTTCCTGACGGGCACTGACAGGGTTCCTATTCTGGGCCTGAAG gcactcAAGTTGATGATCCAAAGCACAGCAGACGACAGCTTCCTTCCGGTCGCACACACCTGCATCAcccagactgtggaacgtcttcgcgtcctccgtccctcacatcagggggatggatacccaggacgtgaagttaacagcacaccactggaggggctcgttcccaaccctcctgctaacaatattaacataagtccataa
- the LOC135112204 gene encoding uncharacterized protein LOC135112204 isoform X8, whose amino-acid sequence MQRETGLCVCLYIRTPLTSMSTQQEEDLDTCYSSGPSLCLAGLARSGEGRDHARFYATTLKTGHGILLWVAQVVMPGLDLTGRLSFETVLLHGLQGDGGGHKTSKSWGSVIDPLDVISGASLEASQSVELMPFGPPCAPPASGVSVA is encoded by the exons ATGCAGCGAGAGActggcctgtgtgtctgtctgtacatcC GCACACCCTTGACCTCCATGTCcacccagcaggaggaagatctGGACACCTGTTACTCCTCTGGTCCCTCCCTTTGCCTCGCTGGGCTGGCCAGgtcaggggaggggagagaccaTGCTCGCTTCTACGCAACGACCTTGAAGACGGGTCACGGCATCCTCTTGTGGGTGGCTCAGGTGGTCATGCCGGGACTCGACTTGACGGGGAGGCTTTCCTTTGAG actgtgctgctgcatggcctccagggtgatggtggcggccacAAGACGTCCAAGTCCTGGGGCAGTGTGATAGACCCCCTGGATGTCATCAGTGGGGCGTCCCTGGAG GCATCCCAGAGTGTGGAGCTGATGCCCTTTGGTCCACCCTGTGCTCCACCAGCTTCAGGAGTCAGTGTGGCATAG
- the LOC135112204 gene encoding uncharacterized protein LOC135112204 isoform X7, with the protein MQRETGLCVCLYIRTPLTSMSTQQEEDLDTCYSSGPSLCLAGLARSGEGRDHARFYATTLKTGHGILLWVAQVVMPGLDLTGRLSFETVLLHGLQGDGGGHKTSKSWGSVIDPLDVISGASLEASQSVELMPFGPPCAPPASGNRHPKQ; encoded by the exons ATGCAGCGAGAGActggcctgtgtgtctgtctgtacatcC GCACACCCTTGACCTCCATGTCcacccagcaggaggaagatctGGACACCTGTTACTCCTCTGGTCCCTCCCTTTGCCTCGCTGGGCTGGCCAGgtcaggggaggggagagaccaTGCTCGCTTCTACGCAACGACCTTGAAGACGGGTCACGGCATCCTCTTGTGGGTGGCTCAGGTGGTCATGCCGGGACTCGACTTGACGGGGAGGCTTTCCTTTGAG actgtgctgctgcatggcctccagggtgatggtggcggccacAAGACGTCCAAGTCCTGGGGCAGTGTGATAGACCCCCTGGATGTCATCAGTGGGGCGTCCCTGGAG GCATCCCAGAGTGTGGAGCTGATGCCCTTTGGTCCACCCTGTGCTCCACCAGCTTCAGGA AACCGTCACCCCAAACAATGA
- the LOC135112204 gene encoding uncharacterized protein LOC135112204 isoform X5, giving the protein MQRETGLCVCLYIRTPLTSMSTQQEEDLDTCYSSGPSLCLAGLARSGEGRDHARFYATTLKTGHGILLWVAQVVMPGLDLTGRLSFETVLLHGLQGDGGGHKTSKSWGSVIDPLDVISGASLEVCDLLVLCVLYWCSLAVVSSTLTAGIPECGADALWSTLCSTSFRSQCGIDICG; this is encoded by the exons ATGCAGCGAGAGActggcctgtgtgtctgtctgtacatcC GCACACCCTTGACCTCCATGTCcacccagcaggaggaagatctGGACACCTGTTACTCCTCTGGTCCCTCCCTTTGCCTCGCTGGGCTGGCCAGgtcaggggaggggagagaccaTGCTCGCTTCTACGCAACGACCTTGAAGACGGGTCACGGCATCCTCTTGTGGGTGGCTCAGGTGGTCATGCCGGGACTCGACTTGACGGGGAGGCTTTCCTTTGAG actgtgctgctgcatggcctccagggtgatggtggcggccacAAGACGTCCAAGTCCTGGGGCAGTGTGATAGACCCCCTGGATGTCATCAGTGGGGCGTCCCTGGAGGTGTGTGACTTGCTGGTGCTGTGTGTTCTGTACTGGTGTTCATTGGCTGTGGTGAGCAGTACCTTGACAGCAG GCATCCCAGAGTGTGGAGCTGATGCCCTTTGGTCCACCCTGTGCTCCACCAGCTTCAGGAGTCAGTGTGGCATAGATATATGTGGATGA
- the LOC135112204 gene encoding uncharacterized protein LOC135112204 isoform X4 — protein sequence MQRETGLCVCLYIRTPLTSMSTQQEEDLDTCYSSGPSLCLAGLARSGEGRDHARFYATTLKTGHGILLWVAQVVMPGLDLTGRLSFETVLLHGLQGDGGGHKTSKSWGSVIDPLDVISGASLEVCDLLVLCVLYWCSLAVVSSTLTAGIPECGADALWSTLCSTSFRKPSPQTMSGGGCVLR from the exons ATGCAGCGAGAGActggcctgtgtgtctgtctgtacatcC GCACACCCTTGACCTCCATGTCcacccagcaggaggaagatctGGACACCTGTTACTCCTCTGGTCCCTCCCTTTGCCTCGCTGGGCTGGCCAGgtcaggggaggggagagaccaTGCTCGCTTCTACGCAACGACCTTGAAGACGGGTCACGGCATCCTCTTGTGGGTGGCTCAGGTGGTCATGCCGGGACTCGACTTGACGGGGAGGCTTTCCTTTGAG actgtgctgctgcatggcctccagggtgatggtggcggccacAAGACGTCCAAGTCCTGGGGCAGTGTGATAGACCCCCTGGATGTCATCAGTGGGGCGTCCCTGGAGGTGTGTGACTTGCTGGTGCTGTGTGTTCTGTACTGGTGTTCATTGGCTGTGGTGAGCAGTACCTTGACAGCAG GCATCCCAGAGTGTGGAGCTGATGCCCTTTGGTCCACCCTGTGCTCCACCAGCTTCAGGA AACCGTCACCCCAAACAATGAGTGGTGGAGGGTGCGTTCTGCGTTGA
- the LOC135112204 gene encoding uncharacterized protein LOC135112204 isoform X2: protein MQRETGLCVCLYIRTPLTSMSTQQEEDLDTCYSSGPSLCLAGLARSGEGRDHARFYATTLKTGHGILLWVAQVVMPGLDLTGRLSFETVLLHGLQGDGGGHKTSKSWGSVIDPLDVISGASLEVCDLLVLCVLYWCSLAVVSSTLTAGTVREGGGDPECGRSTHWSRMNSPTGIPECGADALWSTLCSTSFRKPSPQTMSGGGCVLR from the exons ATGCAGCGAGAGActggcctgtgtgtctgtctgtacatcC GCACACCCTTGACCTCCATGTCcacccagcaggaggaagatctGGACACCTGTTACTCCTCTGGTCCCTCCCTTTGCCTCGCTGGGCTGGCCAGgtcaggggaggggagagaccaTGCTCGCTTCTACGCAACGACCTTGAAGACGGGTCACGGCATCCTCTTGTGGGTGGCTCAGGTGGTCATGCCGGGACTCGACTTGACGGGGAGGCTTTCCTTTGAG actgtgctgctgcatggcctccagggtgatggtggcggccacAAGACGTCCAAGTCCTGGGGCAGTGTGATAGACCCCCTGGATGTCATCAGTGGGGCGTCCCTGGAGGTGTGTGACTTGCTGGTGCTGTGTGTTCTGTACTGGTGTTCATTGGCTGTGGTGAGCAGTACCTTGACAGCAG GTACTGtgcgagagggtggaggggaccCTGAATGCGGAAGAAGTACTCACTGGTCTCGTATGAACTCTCCCACAGGCATCCCAGAGTGTGGAGCTGATGCCCTTTGGTCCACCCTGTGCTCCACCAGCTTCAGGA AACCGTCACCCCAAACAATGAGTGGTGGAGGGTGCGTTCTGCGTTGA